CACTTTTTCCGACAGCCCTTGTAAAATAATTTCTTCTTCTCGTTTTTCCTGACGCTCTTTTTGCCGAAGCTGATTACCCAACGGCACCACCGCATTGGGTTCAATGTAGTAAGTAGAACCTGTACTAGAAACATCATGGACTATTCCTTTGATTGTTTCTTTCTGGGCTGGTTTAACGGGCAAGACAAAGCGATCGCTCCTTTGAGTAATTACCGCTTCTTGAATTGCCGTGGAGTTGCGCTGCATAATTCCCTGTAGCGTTTTATAAATTCGCTCACGTAGGTTTTTAATTTCACTACGGATATCCGCTAGCTTGGGATTAGCGCGATCGGTTATTTCAGCGCGATCGTCAATACAGTGATGTATTTCTTGCTCAATTTCAGGATAGGTGCGAACATCAGTAACTAACTCGGTCAAAGTTACTAATTCTTCGCTGCGATCGTCAATTAAGCGACGCAGATAACGCATTCCTGCCAAGGTTGTAGCCAAATCTAATAATTCTTGCGCTGATAATATTCCACCAATACCAGATCGTTCTAAAGACGCACCGACATCTTTTATGCCTTTAAAAGTCCATCCCGAATTTAATCCTTGTTCTAGATTATATATTTCTTTAGTTTGAGCAAGTAGCCTTTCGCTCTCTGCTTGGCTAGTAGGTAGTCTCAATTGACGCGCTGCTACCACGCCTAACTTAGTTGCTGCGAAGGTGGACAAATTTTGGCATAAACGTTGCCATTCCAATAAGTCGAGAGTTTCAGTGGTAATCAAAGTCAGTTCGGGGTACTTCTACTTAATTATTGACAGATTAAAACAAAAAATATGAGTATGTGAGTTACGCTATATTAACAATACTTGACACAAGTAAACCCTGCAATGAAGGGATAGTAATTATTATGAAAAATAAAGAGAGTAAATTTGGCTTCACTAATTTTGCCGAGATTTGGAATGGTCGTTTAGCAATGATCGGTTTTGTCTCTGCTATTATTTTAGAACTAAATACGGGACATGGGGTTTTAAGACAGCTTGGTTTGATGTAAATAACAGCTTTTGATTAAATATTGTTTAACAGCCCTTTGATGAGAATTAATTGAATCAGGGGTTTTTTGTTTTTTTATCCCATTGAGCAAAAGTCATTAGAGATTTAGTCGTGGACTGAGCAGTCTGAAATCTGGCTGTAAAAGTGTCCCCGTGCATGATATGCCCGTGCATGATTAGCTCCTACGTCCTAAAGGATACCGCTTCGCGACGCGAAGCTAGTCCTTTAGGGCATATCGCACAGATAAATACAGATGAATACAGGTGAATACAGATGATTGATTTGCTTACCAACCGCGTCTAAGTTTTTGGCAAGTTTTGGTAGGATTTGCGATCGCGCTTTTACAAGAATTGACTTAGTATACTGGTGGGCTATATTGAAAATTTCTCTTCCAAATCCTGAGCAAAAATTCCTCCAGGCTTTAAACAATGTCAGAATTTAGATAATGTTTTCGATATCTTCTGGCATGATGGTCACAATGTTCTTCTTATTAAGCTGAGAAAGTTTGGTTAATCTTGTAGCTTGTTTTTCTATTGTTTTCTCAAAAAGATTACGTACTAACCTACCATTGCCAAAATCTTTATCTCTTTGATGATATAACTTGGTAAACTTGGTTAACAAAGCTTTTTTAGCCTCTTTATCTAGTTGATAATGATTAGAGTCGCAAATCTTTTGAAAAATAGCGAGTAATTCAACAGGTTGATAATCTTCAAAAGTAAAATAGCGGGTAAATCTTGATTGTAAGCCAGGATTGGATTGAATAAAGCGAGACATTTCATTAGGATAACCTGCGACAATAACTACTAAGCGATCGCGATAATCTTCCATTCTTTTTAGTAATGTATCGATTGCCTCTTGACCAAAATCATTACCTGCATTTTCGGGTTTTAAAGTATAAGCTTCATCAATAAACAGTACGCCATCTAAAGCTAATTTAATTAAATCGTCGGTTTTTTGTGCAGTATGTCCGACATACTGAGCGACCATTCCTGAACGATCTGTTTCAATACAATGTCCTTTTTGAAGAATGCCTAATTCTTGATAAATCTTACCCATAAGACGAGCAACCGTAGTTTTTCCAGTACCAGGAGAACCATAAAATACTAAATGTAAAGTAA
Above is a genomic segment from Coleofasciculaceae cyanobacterium containing:
- a CDS encoding chlorophyll a/b-binding protein, yielding MKNKESKFGFTNFAEIWNGRLAMIGFVSAIILELNTGHGVLRQLGLM
- a CDS encoding AAA family ATPase, producing the protein MYSWGAYNQHSPGIDRELELLKLQLSQAKDRAIIKTLNHTENINNKVTQNQDEAKNNLDNIEEILRELNSLIGLTKLKSEINNLINFLKIQQKRQELGLSKVSITLHLVFYGSPGTGKTTVARLMGKIYQELGILQKGHCIETDRSGMVAQYVGHTAQKTDDLIKLALDGVLFIDEAYTLKPENAGNDFGQEAIDTLLKRMEDYRDRLVVIVAGYPNEMSRFIQSNPGLQSRFTRYFTFEDYQPVELLAIFQKICDSNHYQLDKEAKKALLTKFTKLYHQRDKDFGNGRLVRNLFEKTIEKQATRLTKLSQLNKKNIVTIMPEDIENII